CCGAGCCGAATGCAGGCAGCGCCGCCGGGGTGTGGATGCACCTCGAACACGACGTCAACACCGGCCGCCCGGAGCTGAGGCTGCTGCTCGACGTGCAACCCGCCGCCGGCATCGAGGGGATGATGCCGGTACCGGTGTATCTCGATCGGCCGAGCATCACCGAGGCCATCGCCGACTACCGGGCCACGACGCTGGCCAGCCTGCGCGGCCCGGGGGCCGACGTGCACGGTGGGGACCTCGACGCCGCCGCGGCGAATCTCGCCGAGCGGGTGGAGCGGTACGTGGCGATCGCCCGCTACCTGTGCCAGCCAGAGGCCGACATCACCGCGCTCAGCGGAACCACTGGGCGGCCCCGCCGCTACCGGTCCCCGGCGCGAGACAAAGAAGTGTGGCTGGTGGGCTGGCAGTCAGCCACGCCCTAGCGGCAGCAACTCTCGCACACGGTCCCGTGCGGCGTGTCCTGCACCATGTCGTGCGGACCGTACTCTTCGCCGCAGCTGGCGCATGGCCCCCACTCGTCCGGGTTGTACCAGACGTACATGAGAGTGCCGTGCTCGTCGGGCTGGGGGTTTGTCCGCGCCTCGACCTTCGCCTTGTGCCGCTGCTCGGCGAGCCGCCCGTGTGCTGAGATGACGTATCGCCGGACACCGGCTAGCAGCAGTTCCTCCGCTGTCGCGTGCCCGCTGGACGGGCTCGGTAGCCGACCCTCCTCCCACTCCTGGCGGTGGCCGGTTTGGTCGCCGGGGATGTTGCCTGAGATTACCCACGTGCTGCCGCCGGTGCGGAACCGCAGGCGCACCGTGAACCGGGCCGGGAGCGCCGACAGGATCCGGGCGTGGAAGTCTGCCTGCCCCCGCTGGAAGTAGGTCGCCTCCGGACGGGCGGCCGGTTCGCCAGCCGGGACGACGCGGTACTCCATCATGCCGGAGGGGCGGGTGTACTCGGCGACCACGAACTCGGTCATCGTGCCAGCCAACTGTCGAGGGTGGGCCGGGAGATGCCCGCTGCCTCGGCGATCCGCGCCTTGGTCGCGATCCGCGCGGCGTGGACCCCCGCCACGGCGACCCGCAGCGCCTCGCGCTGCCGCGCCTCCTCCCGGCGTGGTCTGCCGCCCGCCGGGTCGACGGCAGGCAGGTCCTCGGTCAGCACGTCGAGCAGATCCAGGCCGAACGCGGCGTACCAGGCCGGACGACCCCACCACTTCCGGTACCGAAGGGCGTGAGCGAGGACGTGCGCGGCTAGGTGAGCAGCGGCGGCGTCCGCGTCTGCGTTGGGGAACAGCCAGCCTGCGAGCGTCCGGCCCGGCTCGGCATCCGGGTCGCCTGCTGGTCCGCGGCTGATGGCCCGGCGGATCGCCATCGCGGTCACGGCGCGTCGGTCCGGATCATGCGTCGGGTCGCTGCCGATGGCGTTGCCGGCCTCGGCCACCTCGAACGCCCACAGGGGCGGGCTGTCGTCGCGGTCGACCAGGTCGACGGCGTGCAGACGGATGGCATGGGCGGCGATGAGCCCCGCGGCGTCCAGCCAGCCCAGCTGGCGGCGGCGGTAGGCGTCCCGCCACGGCTGCTCGGCGAGCTCACCGAGGTGGTGTGTGTCGCGGGTGGCGTCGATGAACGCGGCGACCACGAGAGCCTGCGCTTTGTCGAGGTCGAGACTGGTGGGCATCCGGGTCACCTCACGTGGTCCAGGTGGGCGGCTGCGGCGTGTCGTCTGCCCCGAGGTGAGCGTTCAGCGCGGCCTCCCAGTGCCATGCCATCGCCGTTGTGGCACCACGGGGTGGCGTGGCGTAAACGGCCCGGCCGGGACGCGGCTCCAGCCCGTCAGCGGGCAGGCAGCGACGCGCCCACCAAGAGGGCGCGGCGGCGTGCGCCCGTAGCTCGGCGGCGACGCGGTCGAGGGCGCCATGCACCTCACTGGTAAGTATCCGTCGGAATCCCCCCTCAGGGTTACCGGTTCGGCGAATGGTCCAGCCGACACAGTCGCCGACCTCGGTAAGGTCGGCGGCGTCGATGACGTCGGCGAGGCGGTAGCGGATTCGCTGCTGCGTGTTCATGGGTGTCGCGGATCCTCGCCGCGCAGGGCGATGATCTCGCGGGTCGGGTCGGTGGGATCCTGCACCCGTATCACGTTGGCCGGATCGACGATCTCGCCCCGCTCGACCATCTGCCGGATTCGCTCGGCGACCAGGGCGTCGCGGTCTCCGGCCGTCTGCTCGGCGTGCCGCTCCATCTCCTCCACCGTGGCCGGGGTGATACCGGCGGCGATGAGGGGTGCCGCCTCGGCGGGCAGATAGTTGAGGCTGGCCCACGCGGCTGCCGTGTCGGCGGGGACGCCCTGCTCCATCCATTCCCGGGCGACCCGGGATGTGCAGTGCGCCGTGGCGGCGGCGGAGTAGGCGGTCCAGTAGCGGCGCAACGCGGTCAGCTTGTCCATCGGGTGCTCCGTCTCAGGGGCAGTCGGCGCAGACGCGGCCGGCGGCGACGACCGGCTGGGCGATGTTGCCGCAGGCGCAGCGCGGGGCGGCGAGGATGCGGCGGCAGAGGCGGATGACGGTGTCGTTGATGTCGATTTCGTCGCCGGGGCCGTCGGTCGTGGTCTGCAGGGGCGCCGCCTTCGGTGCGGGTCGCCCTGACACCAGAAACCTTACACTTCCCGTATCGGATGTAAAGTTTTGGGGAGGTGTCCACGGTCGTGTGATCGACGCCAGGATCAGCCCAACCCCAGGAGCGCCTCGCTGCCGCCCACCCGAACCGCCACCAGCGCCCACCACACTGGCCGCCGTTCGACGCTGATGGCCTGCGGGCGGGCCGGGAGGCCGGTTGTCGTGGTCGGTCAGGACGCCAGCCAGAGGGTGACGCTGTCGGTGCGGCCGGTCGGGTGCGACCATTTCTGCTGGTCGGGTTCGTTGAGGACTGTGGCGGCGTCGATGATCTGGGCCTGGGGTGTGCTGAGGTAGGCGACGGCGGCCAGTAGGTGGGCTTGGTGGTGGGCCTTACGGTCGATGAGGGGGTCGATGTCGGTGCCTCGGCCGACGGGGGGCATGGGCACGCCGAAGATGTCACTGGCCCGCATCAGGGCGGTGGTCTGGGTAGCGGACACGGCGTCACGCAGGGTGCCGCGTACCGCGTGCACGGGGTCGGTGAGCGTTTCCCACAGGTCGCCGCCGGTTCGGTGGTCCACCTGCATCCGTACCTCGGTGCGGTCCTCGGCCGCGTCGTCCTCCAACCAGGTGTAGTAGCCGCTGGCGGGCTGTCCGTCAGCGTCGCTGGTCGCCATGTAGAGGCACCGCATCGGCAACGCCTGGATCTCTGCGACCGGCACCCGCTCGACGGGGCCGGGTAGGCGACTGGGATGAATGTAGGCGACGTGGCGGCCAGCGAGACGCCAGGCGGCGACGGCTGTCACTGCCGATGCGTGGACAGGCGGAACACCGAGGGCAACGACGGCCGCGATTGGCAGCGGACACCACGGCGGGCTGGACGCGGCGATGGCGGGCAGCGCCTCGCTGATCCGTTCCAACAGTCCCGGGTATTGGTCCTGTACCTGCCGTTCGTGGCCGGCGAGACGCCTGGTGTAGGTGTCGCGCATCGCCGGGATCCACCGGTACTGCTGCTCCAACACGCCAGGCTCCTCATCGAATAGTTCTTGGCGGATTACCCATTCTATTCGTTGACCTGACGCTGATGACAATTCAGCGAGAGGAGCCTTCGCGTAACGCCGGGCTGGCGGACACGGGAGGGCGCCGGCGTACCGATAGCCACTGGTCGACGGTCGTTGACCACCAGAACGGGCGGCCCGAATTGAGGTGCCCGTCCTCGGTGGGGGCCTGGCGTCGCGCCACGCACGCGGTCCATTCGCGTGTGTCGACTCCGGCGCGTCGAGCCGCCTCGTCGGCGACCAGCCGTAGGGCGGGGTCCGGGTTCGGGCCGGGAAACAGCGGCCAAATTTACTTGCTGCCGGGCTTTTGCCGGCGTTCGCCGCCGAAGACGGTGAGGACGCCGAGAGAGGTCAGACCGGCGAGGTCCACCTCCCAGCGGACCCGGACGGTCGGATCCGGGTTGGGATTGATGTTCGGGTGGTCGAGAAGGGTCTGCACCATCGGCAGGTTCAGCGGCGTGCGCCACATCGGCCACGCCATGCGCCGCCTGCCCGGCCGATGCTCGGTGCCGGGGTATCGGTACCAGCAACGCGCCAGCGCGCCGTGACGGTCGACGCGTACCGGCAGGATGGGCAGCGCCATAGTGGCGAGCCACGTCACACCGGGCACGCCCCAGGGGCCTGGGTCGACCGGGTCCAGTCCGGCCGTGTGCGCGCTGTGGTCCAGCAGTTCGCCGATGCAGCCGGACACTCGTGTGCCGGTGGTGAGGGCATCCAGAATCAGTGTCGGATCCCGACGCACGTACCCCAGTGGTGCGCTGAAGAAGGTCCGCAGGCTTTGCCTGCCGTACCGCTGGATGAACGGCGAGCGCAGCACCGGCTGGTCGAATGCCTCCTCGGGACCGATCCCGCCCGGCGTTATGTCGGACAGGGTGCCGGCGAGCCATCGGGCGCCAGCGGGGTTGCGCAGCGGTTGCCACGCGTCGCGGACATCGCGGCGAAGGGGGATCGCCGGGTCCGCAAGACCGGGCCGTTGCCCCCCAGGCGGGCGGCCAGTCGGGTGGGATGCCCGGTAGCGCGCCATCGGCGGGATCGTGTCGATGACCGCGGCCAGTTCGGCGGCGATGTCCTGCGGTGATTCCCACCCGCCACCGTCGATCACCGCGTGCCAGCGGTCTGGGTCCCAGGATAGGGCGGCGGTGTGGTGGCCACGTTCCTCGGTCAGGACACGCAGGATCCCGAGCGCGGCCATGAATCCGATCGGGACGTCGGCGCGTATGCCGGGCAGGCGCACGCCGCTCGCGACTGCACGGCCGCGATGAGCGCCGCAGCCAACGTCTCGGTTTCGGCGTCGACGGGCGGGAGGTTACCCCACCCGAGGTTGTCGACGTCACCGATCTCGATCTCGTCGTCGGGGCGCCAGCCGGCAGCGATCATGCTCTGCCTGTCGCAGGGGCCGTCGATGTCGAGGTACCGGCCATCGGGGATGCGGGTCATGACATGACCGCTGGAGCCGTCGTCGGGGCTCTAGAGAACCGCCGGCCAACCGGTGCGGTGCTGGATGGCGCGGGCGAGGACCGGGCAGTCGCCGTTGCTGTACCGATCGCGCTGCGCGGCGGTGACTCTCATCACCCAACCCGTAGCAACGTGTTCGAACGGTGACGCATGACGCGACCGGTCGCGATTCCGCGGTGCGGCACAAGGGGGTTCCCAACGATTGGTGGCTCGTCTTCGACAACTCGTCGCCCGGCAGAGCCGCCGTGTCACCGGTGCGGGTGATCTACCCTGTCGAGGATCGAATTCGTGGTGACCCGTCACCGCCACATTGCCCTGTCGCGGAAAGGCTGGACTTGTGTCTAGCGTCATCATCCCGGTTGGTTTCAGTCTCGGCCCCCAGCATCGTTACGTGCGGCCGGCGGATCCCACGCCGGAGACGTGGAAGGTGCACCTCGGCGGCGACATCGTCGACCTGACCGACGATGAGGTACGCGTCTACGGCGGCGCATACGGTGACGTGGAGGGACACTCGAAACTTAAGGTCGGCCGGTCACGGCTGATCCGGTCGTTGCGTACCGCGCCCATCCCGCGGCCTGTGCGAGTAGTTCCGGCAGGTTGTCGCGGATGGCCAGTCGCTGCCGGTAGGCCGTTACTGTCTCCGCCACGGTCGGCTCCTGAGAGGGGACAAGACGTTGTCGGGTGAGGTGCGTGCTGGGCGCGGGTGGTGGAGGTGCAGTGCGGCGTAGCGACGTTCCACGATCGGAGTTGGCCTGTGGCTTCTCCCAACTTTCTCGCCGCGGACGGTGGTGCGGTCCAGCGCAGCGCGACCGGGCAACCTGCGTCACCGGGTCTCGTCATAGCGTTTCCAGAAATGGGCCCGAAGCATGTGCCGTGCCTGCTCACTCAAGTCGAGTTCGTCACGGCGCTCGGATAGGTCAGTGAGCAACGCCTTGTCGACGTCGCGGGGGATCGATGGCCTCCCCGCCGCGAGTTCCGTCAACGCTTCTGCGGTGGCGGACGTGAGGAACGCGGTCAGGACGTTGGCGACCACTACGTCGATCTGGTGGGCAAGTTCGGTGGGGTCCTCATACGCCGTGGCGATGTATGGCTGGCGGCCGGTGGTGGTGCTGTAGACGGGCATGGGTGAGGGTGGACGGGGCGTGCCTGGTTGTCCTCGCCCGGCGAGGTCTTTGGGTGTGGCCGTGACCTGCGGTTGCCTGGCTGGTGGTGCGACGGCCGCCGGCTGCGGCATTGGTGGTGTCGCCGGCGGCATTTCGACCTTCGTCACGCTCTGATCGACGGTTTCCGGGGGCAGGAGGTCAAGGCCGTCGGCCGCCCGGATCAGGTGCGGGCTGATGCCGTGGGGCTTGTTCTCTGTGCTGGGAACGGCGAGCAGGATGACCTGGACGCCGTGACCCTGGGCCTCCTCGACCGCCTCGGTGAGATCGTCGTCGCCGGAGACGAGGACGAAGACGTCGGCGGCTCGGTTGCGGGCGTGCGTCACGAGGTCCAAACCGATACGCAGGTCGACGCCCTTCTGCTGGCCGTCCATGCCGAACCGGCCGAGCCGCAACTTGACCTTGGGTAGCCCGCCGATGCGCTGCTGTTGGGTGTCGGGCACGCCGTCTCTGGCCGAGTCGTACCAGTGCACCCGCAGCACATCCAGCCCTGACACGCGCTCGGCCTTGTCAACGAGTGCGTCGATCAGCGGCGCGTAGTCGATGTGCACCCCGTTGCGCAGCGACGTCCCGGTCACCCGGACGGCGGCGGCGCCGAGCAGGTAACCGACATCGACATAGAGCGAGCACAGAGACCTCATGGCTCACAGGGTCCCATCAAACTTGATCGACCATCTACCGGCGCCACGGCCACCTTGGCGACCGGAACCGCACCAGCAGCAGGCGGCGCCAACCCAACCGCCGCGGTCCGCCTGCCGCGTCGAACACGAGCTGCGCGGTCCGAGGGGTGGACACCACGGCGCCGCAACCGTCCCCGCTCTCCGGGGGCGCATCATGAGGCGGCAGGTCAGCACAGGACCAGGACCGTCACCTGCTGACGGCACGCCGACGAGGAGCGGAACCGAGGTGTACGAAAGCCCTGATCGAACAGTGCGCCCGTCGAGCCCCGGATTCAGTTCGCCCCGGGACGCGGGTGAGCTGGGTCGGCGGCGGTCAGCGGCCTGCCTTCGTGTGGTACTCGTCCACGATCTCCTGCGGAATTCGGCCCCGGTCGGAGATGTCTTTGCCGGCTTTCCGGGCCCACGCCCGGATGGCCTTATTCTGTTCACGGTCGGCGGAGGCAGTGTTCCTGGCCTGACCGCCACGAGGGGTACGGCCACCGACGACAACGCCTCCGCGACCTACCTTTGTGCCATGGGTGACGTAGGGAGTGAAAACATCCCGCAGTTTCTCGGCGTTGGGGGCGGAGAGGTCGATCTCGTACTGCACACCGTCGAGCGCGAACTTCACGGTCTCGTCGGCGTCTCCGCCGTCTAGGTCATCGACCAGCTTATGAATGATCTGCTTAGCCACGGTGGCACATTCCTTCCAATGCGGTGTTACCCACGACGGGTGTAAACACCTTAGCTTGTGCGGCACTCGATGCGTCAACAGGAGTCGCTGAACATCTTGGCATTGACCGACCCGATCCCGCCGCGGACCGCCCGCCGCCCTGTCGTGCGTATTCCGCTGCCTGGTAGGCGAATGGCGACGCTGTGTTGGCGGGATAGGCCGATCCGCGCCGATGTGGGCCCGGGGAATCTGACGCGACGGATAACGGCAGCAATTTCGGCGTCAATCCGTGACACGCCATGCGTGTTCCGTGACCAGGTTTGGGCGGGCACACGGGGACGCGTCGCTGTGCCGCCGGCTCATTCAGGGCCGACCTGTTCGGGCGGCAGCGCTCGCCGGGTTGCGGGCTGCCGGCGTGCGCGATCCTCGGAGGACGCGGGTCGCCGCCAGGAGTCAGCCGAAGGCCGGATGACTCGCCTCGGTCCTGCCGGGCTGGGGTTCGGACGCGGGAGGGTTAGCTTCGCTGCCGTTCCTGGTCGCGCCAGGGGAGTAGGGCGATGGCGGTGAGCAGGATCGCCGCGAGGACGAGGAGAGCGGTTCTGGCGGTGGTGGCGGCGGCGAGTACACCGGCCGCGGCGATGAAGATCGGCTGGACGGTCCGGGAGGTGATCGACCAGGCCATGACGACGCGGGACAGGTACTCGTCGGCGGTGGCGTTCATCCGATAGGTCGCGAACGTGGGGTTGAACAGACCGACGAACAGCAGCAGCCCGAACTCGGCCACGGCGATCAGGGTCAAGCCGGCGGCGGTGGCGGGGGCGAGCGGGATGAGTCCGAGCCACACGCAGCGGCCGACGCCGGCAGCCAGCAGCACGGTGTGTGGGCCGAGGCGGCCGGTGAGGGGTCGTGCCAGGAGGGCCCCGGCGACGCCGGCGAGCGCGGAGACGCCGAGAACCAACCCGTACTGCCACGGGGCGAAGCCGAGATCGCGGAGCATGAAGACGGTCAGCAGCGGGGAGGCGGCGGTGATGCAGCCGCCGAAGACCATCGCGTTGAAGAACAGGGCGGTCAGGCCGCGGTGGCGCAGGATGTATCGCCAGCCGGCGAGGATGTCCGCGCGCCATCGGTGGCCGCTGGCCGGTGGCGGCGGCGCAGCTTCAGCAGTGTCCAGTCGGCGGATGGCGGCGGCGGAGGCGAGGTAGCCGGCGGCGTGCAGTGT
This is a stretch of genomic DNA from Micromonospora sp. WMMD1082. It encodes these proteins:
- a CDS encoding MFS transporter, with product MPGPGSTGAALSPEATSDVAWRRDFRWRWAAFAASELGAAVGYSALPIIAVLLLDASDLRVSMLTVLSGVVAAAVALPLGPWIEYRPKRPVMIGTDLLRFVAVASVPAAALLGWLTYWQLCLVAVAQTAGTLAFNAAGVANLKALVPREHRAEANSRFEATLWTANTVGPPTGGLLISWLGAPAAMTLHAAGYLASAAAIRRLDTAEAAPPPPASGHRWRADILAGWRYILRHRGLTALFFNAMVFGGCITAASPLLTVFMLRDLGFAPWQYGLVLGVSALAGVAGALLARPLTGRLGPHTVLLAAGVGRCVWLGLIPLAPATAAGLTLIAVAEFGLLLFVGLFNPTFATYRMNATADEYLSRVVMAWSITSRTVQPIFIAAAGVLAAATTARTALLVLAAILLTAIALLPWRDQERQRS
- a CDS encoding NYN domain-containing protein: MTGTSLRNGVHIDYAPLIDALVDKAERVSGLDVLRVHWYDSARDGVPDTQQQRIGGLPKVKLRLGRFGMDGQQKGVDLRIGLDLVTHARNRAADVFVLVSGDDDLTEAVEEAQGHGVQVILLAVPSTENKPHGISPHLIRAADGLDLLPPETVDQSVTKVEMPPATPPMPQPAAVAPPARQPQVTATPKDLAGRGQPGTPRPPSPMPVYSTTTGRQPYIATAYEDPTELAHQIDVVVANVLTAFLTSATAEALTELAAGRPSIPRDVDKALLTDLSERRDELDLSEQARHMLRAHFWKRYDETR
- a CDS encoding Lsr2 family protein, translated to MAKQIIHKLVDDLDGGDADETVKFALDGVQYEIDLSAPNAEKLRDVFTPYVTHGTKVGRGGVVVGGRTPRGGQARNTASADREQNKAIRAWARKAGKDISDRGRIPQEIVDEYHTKAGR